The DNA sequence CAGCCGACCGGGAGCTCAAGGAAGAGGCCGGTTTTGGCGCGCACCAGCTGGAGCACCTGACCGAGCTGTCGCTGTCGCCCGGCTACATGAGCCAGAAGATCCAGGTGGTGCTGGCCAGCGACCTTTACGAAGCGCGCCTGGAGGGCGACGAGCCGGAGCCGATGCGGGTCGACAAGGTCAACCTGCGCGAGCTGTCGGCCTTGGCCATGCACCCGCAGTTCACCGAAGGTCGTGCCCTGGCGGCGCTGTACCTGGCGCGTGACCTGCTGATTCAGCGGGGGCTGCTGGAAGCATGAACGACCTGCAACTGATGCACGAAGTGGTCAAGCTGGCGCTGAAGGCCGGCGAGGCGATCCTGCCGTTCTGGCGTGCCGATGTCGCCGTGACCAGCAAGGCTGACGATTCGCCGGTGACCGCCGCCGACCTGGCGGCGCACCGGGTGCTTGCCGATGGCCTGCTGGCCCTGGCGCCGCAGATTCCGCTGCTGTCGGAAGAAGACTGCAATATCCCGTTGGCCGAGCGCCAGCGCTGGCAGCGCTGGTGGCTGGTCGACCCGCTGGACGGCACCAAGGAGTTCATTGCCGGCAGCGAGGAATTCACCGTCAACATCGCCCTGGTGGAAAACGGCGAGGTGGTGTTTGGCGTAGTCTCGATGCCAACCAACGGGCGCTGTTACTTCGGTGGCCGTGGGCTGGGCGCCTGGCGTGCGCAAGCCGGTGAAGCCGCTGAGCCAATCCAGGTACGCAATGCACCGCCGCTGGGAGAGCGCTTTACCGTGGTGGCCAGCCGTCGGCATTCCAGCCCGGAGCAGGAAGCGTTGTTGGCCGGGCTGGGCGCTGCGTTGGGTGAGCTGGAGCTGGCCAACATTGGCAGTTCGTTGAAGTTCTGCCTGTTGGCGGAAGGTAGCGCCGATTGCTATCCGCGCCTGGCGCCGACTTCGCAGTGGGATACGGCGGCGGCCCAGGGAGTGGTGGAAGGCGCCGGGGGCGAAGTGATCGGGCTGGACGGCCTGCCGTTCCGCTACCCGCCACGGAAGTCGTTGCTCAACCCGCACTTCCTGGCGTTGCCGGCCAATGCACAATGGCGCCAGGCCTTCCTGAGCCTGATCTGACCGCCGCACATGATCGTGTAGGAGCGGCCTTGTGTCGCGAAAGGGCCGCAAAGCGGCCCCGGCAATTCGGGCGGCGAAGCTGAAACCTTGGGGCCGCGTTGCGGCCCGATCGCGACACAAGGCCGCTCAGGGTTTCAGCGGTGCAGGACGTACTGCCCGCTGAACCTTACCGCCGGCTCGTCACTACCGGCATTGCTCACCGTGGTTTCCAGCGTCAGCCGCGCCCGCCCGCGACGCTGGTACATCGTCACGAAGCGTTCCCAGGTCTTTTCGTCCGGCGCCGCGCAACGTGCCACCGCCGCCCCGGTCACCGGCAGCGGATAATTGATCTGCCCCTCCTGGATGACGATATGCCCGTCATCGATCCCCAGCTCGCGCAGGCGCAGGTGCAGCCAGCCCCAACCCACCAATACGGCCGCGCAGTACAGGCTGCCACCGAACATGGTGCTCTTGTGGTTGACGTTGGCCGCCAACGGCAGTTGCAGGCGCAGGGTGTGCTGCTGCCAGTCGAGCACCTCCAGGCCCATTTCGCGGGTCAGCGGGATGTCGCCGTGCAGCACGGCCTGGAGATACTGGCTATCGCTATTCATCAACGGTGGTCCTCATGATCGTCTTGCCCGCCGCTGCCACCGTCAAAGCTCAAGCCATGCTTGCGCAACTTGTCGTGCAGGGTCTTGCGGGGAATGCCCAGCGCTTCGGCCAGGCTGCGCATGGAGCTGTGGGGCTGGGCCAGTTCGGCGGCGATCAGCGAGCGCTCGAACTGCTCGACCTGCTCGCTGAGGTTGCCGCTCAGCAGGGGTGCCGCCGGCATCGCGGCAGGCGCTGCCTGGCCATCCAGGGCCAGCTCCAGGCCCAGGGCGAAACGTTCGGCGGCGTTCTGCAATTCGCGCACGTTACCGGGCCAGGCGTGGCGCAGCAGCATGGCGCGCTGGGCCGGCTGCAGGGTGTGCGGGGGCAGGCCATGGCGCTGGCTGGCGGCGTCGGCGAAGTGCTGGAACAGTACCAGGATGTCATCACCGCGTTCGCGCAGCGGCGGAATACGCAGCGGCGCCACGTTCAGGCGGTAATACAGGTCGGCGCGAAAGCGCCCCTGGTCGGCGGACTGGCGCAGGTCTTCCTTGGTCGCGGCGATGATGCGGATGTCCAGCGGGATCAGCTGGTTGCCACCCAGGCGTTCGACTACCCGTTCCTGCAGCAGGCGCAGCAGTTTCACTTGCACATCCAGGCTCATGCTCTCGATCTCGTCGAGGAACAGCGTGCCGCCATTGGCAAACTCGAACTTGCCGATGCGGCGCTTCTGCGCACCGGTGAAGGCACCGGGCTCATGGCCGAACAGCTCGCTTTCGACCACCGATTCGGCCAGGGCGCCGGCGTTGATCGCCACGAACGGGCCGTCGCGGCGGCTGGACAGGTCGTGCAGGGCGCGGGCCACTACCTCCTTGCCCGCGCCGGTCTCGCCCAGGATCAGCACGTCGGCACGGGTGCCAGCCAGGGCGCCGATCTGCTCGCGCAGGCGCTGCATGGCCGGCGACTGGCCGACCAGGCGGGTGGCCAGTTGCTGGCGGTCGCTCAGGGCCAGGCGCAGGCTGCGGTTGTCCAGCACCAGGCGGCGCAAGGCCAGGGCGCGGCGTACGCTGTCGAGCAGCGCGTCACTGGCGAAGGGCTTTTCCAGAAAGTCATAGGCGCCGGCGCGCATCGCCTGCACCGCTAGCGGCACATCGCCGTGGCCGGTAATCAGCAGCACCGGCAGCTCGGCGTCGCGGCCATGCAGCTGTTCCAGCAACTGCAAGCCATCGATACCGGGCATGCGGATATCGCTGACCACTACCCCAGGCCAGTCGGCTTCGATGCGCTCGGCCAGGCCGTGGGCATCGGCCAGCGCGACCACCTTGAGCCCGGCCAGGTCCAGGGTCTGGCTCAGCGCCTGGCGCAGGTGCGGGTCGTCGTCGACCAGGATCACCTGGGCTTGGCTGTCGATGAGTGTCTCGGTGGTCATGCCGAGGGGTCCTCCGAATTGGGCAAAGTAGCGCCAGGCGCGGCCACACGCAGCTGCAAGGTCAGCAGTGCGCCACCTTCCGGGTGGTTGGCCAGCAGCAGTTCACCGCCCAGGGCGCGCATCAGGCTTTCGCAGATGGCCAGGCCCAGGCCCAGGCCCTGGGTGCGGGTCTTGGTGGTGAAGAATGGCTCCTTGGCGTGCTCCAGGGCCTGGCGGCTGAAGCCGGGGCCGTTGTCGCGAATGTACAGGTAGACGCAGTCGTCGCGCTGCTCGGCACTCAGCCACAGGCGGCGGGGGTTGGCCTTTTCGGTCAGGGCATCGAGGGCATTGGCCAACAGGTTGCCGAGCACCTGGCGCAGGCGGGTCTCGCCAGCCTGGACCCACAAGGTGGCTTCCGGCAGGTCGCGAATCAGCTCCACGGCCATGGCGCGCCGACGCTTGGCCAGCAGCGCGAGGGCATCGTCCAGGGCCGGCTGCAGCGCCACGCTCTCCGGTGCATGGCGGTCACGGCGGGCGAAGGCGCGCAAGTGGGCGATGATCGAGGCCATGCGCCCGGTCAGCTCGCCGATCAGCTTGAGGTTGCCGCGGGCATCCTCGATGCGCTGGTGGTCGAGCAGGATTTCGGCGTTTTCCGCGTAGCTGCGGATGGCCGCCAGCGGTTGGTTGAGTTCGTGGCTGATGCTGGCCGACATGGTGCCGAGCACCGAGAGCTTGCCGGCCTGTACCAGCTCGTCCTGGGCGCGCACCGCCTCCTGCTGGGCGTTCTCGCGCTCCAGCACGGCACGCTTGAGGCGGGTGTTCAGGCCTTCCAGGTCGGCGGTGCGCTCGGCCACGCGTTGTTCCAGTTCCTGCCGGCCACGGGCCTCGAAATCGATACGGTCGATGTAGTGGCGGCGCCGTTGCATCACCAGGCCGGCCAGCAGCATCAGCACCAGCAAGGTGCCGGCACCGATGGCCATCACCGTTTGCACCGAGCGGTCGACCAGCATGCGCGGGGCAAGGATGCTGACCTGCCAGCCGGTTTCCGGGATGTCGCGGGTCTGGGCGATCCACGCTTGCGGGTTGAGCACCAGCGGTTGCGGGGCCTGGGTCGGGTAGGGCTGGATGGCGATGATGGCCTGGCGCTCGGCCTCGCTCAGCGGGCGGGTGGCACGGAAGCGCCAGTCCGGCCGTGAGGTGAGGATGACCACGCCATTGTGGTCGGTCAGCAGCAGTTGCTCGGGGGTACGGCCCCACAGGGTTTCGGTGTGGTCGAGGTCGACCTTGACCACCAGCACGCCAACGATGCGTTCACGGTCGCGTACCGCAGCGGCAAAGAAGTAGCCACGCTTGGCCGATGTGGTGCCCTGGCCGAAGAAGCGCCCCAGGCGGCCGGCCATGGCTTCGTTGAAGTAGGGGCGGAAGGCGAAGTTGCGGCCGACGAAGCTGTCGCGCTTGTCCCAGTTGGAGGCGGCCAGGGTGTTGCCGTTGATGTCCATCAGGTACATCACCTCGGCGCCGGTCTGCTCGACGATGCCTTTGAGCAGGCGGTTGGCGTTGGTCACCGCCTCCAGGCGCAACGGGTCGGCCAGCACGCTGCGCAGCGCCGGCAGGTCGCCGAGGATCTGCGGCAAGGTCTCGTAGCGGTGCAGGGTACCGAGCAGGTTGGCCACGTACAGGTCGAGGGTCTGGCGGTTCTGCGAGGCCAGCTCTTGCTGGTAATAACGTTCGGCCAGGTGATGCAGAGGCCACAGTAACGGGGCCAGGCACAGGGCCAGCAGGGCCAGGCTGCGCCAGCGCGGACGGCGAGGGGGCGTGGGTTTTGCAATCATCACGTAGAGGCGCCAGGAAAGTCTGACGCAATTATGCGCTAGTTAAGGCAGCAGTTCCGCCTTTGCCCATGAACTGCCGACCTTGTCCTTGTCCGACAGCAACGGTGGCTGTTCCAGCCCCCAGTCGATGGCCAGGTCTGGGTCATCCCAGCGGATACAGCGCTCGGCGACTGGGTTGTAGTAGTCGGTGGTCTTGTACAGGAACTCGGCGGCGTCGCTCAGCACTGCGAAGCCATGGGCAAAACCGGGTGGAATCCATAGCTGGCGATGGTTGTCGGCGGACAGCTGCACCGCCACCCACTGGCCGAATGTGGGCGAACTCTTGCGCACATCCACAGCAACGTCACGGATCTCGCCCTGCACCACGCGCACCAGCTTGCCCTGGGTGTTTTCCACCTGGTAGTGCAGGCCGCGCAGTACCCCCTTGATGGAGCGCGATTGGTTGTCCTGGACGAACGTCGTCGCCACGCCGGTCTGCCGGGCGAACTCACGGGCGTTGAATACCTCGAAGAAGAACCCACGGCTGTCACCGAAGACCTTCGGCTCGATGATCAGGACGTCGGGGATTGCGGTGGGGATGATATTCATGACGGATCGCTGGCCGGTTTGCCTACGTAATGACCCTAGCTGTACTCGACGGTTTTGTCCGCCCTGCGCTGCAACGGCTTCACAAGGCCCGGCTATGGTATGTGCCTTGGGATAGCCGGATGCCTATCGATTGATATCGGCTTAAAGGCGCTGATCGGTCACTTCGACTTCCTATATGATGCTTTAAATGTCGATATATATCGGTTATAAATGGACAAACGCCCCAGCACAGTCCGGCTCAGGGCCATCACAGAGGTCAACCATGAAAACCCTCAACTCCACCCCCCGTGCCGATGGTTTCCACATGCCCGCCGAGTGGGCCCCGCAAACCCAGGTATGGATGGTCTGGCCAGAG is a window from the Pseudomonas anuradhapurensis genome containing:
- the rfbC gene encoding dTDP-4-dehydrorhamnose 3,5-epimerase, whose amino-acid sequence is MNIIPTAIPDVLIIEPKVFGDSRGFFFEVFNAREFARQTGVATTFVQDNQSRSIKGVLRGLHYQVENTQGKLVRVVQGEIRDVAVDVRKSSPTFGQWVAVQLSADNHRQLWIPPGFAHGFAVLSDAAEFLYKTTDYYNPVAERCIRWDDPDLAIDWGLEQPPLLSDKDKVGSSWAKAELLP
- a CDS encoding sigma-54-dependent transcriptional regulator, which codes for MTTETLIDSQAQVILVDDDPHLRQALSQTLDLAGLKVVALADAHGLAERIEADWPGVVVSDIRMPGIDGLQLLEQLHGRDAELPVLLITGHGDVPLAVQAMRAGAYDFLEKPFASDALLDSVRRALALRRLVLDNRSLRLALSDRQQLATRLVGQSPAMQRLREQIGALAGTRADVLILGETGAGKEVVARALHDLSSRRDGPFVAINAGALAESVVESELFGHEPGAFTGAQKRRIGKFEFANGGTLFLDEIESMSLDVQVKLLRLLQERVVERLGGNQLIPLDIRIIAATKEDLRQSADQGRFRADLYYRLNVAPLRIPPLRERGDDILVLFQHFADAASQRHGLPPHTLQPAQRAMLLRHAWPGNVRELQNAAERFALGLELALDGQAAPAAMPAAPLLSGNLSEQVEQFERSLIAAELAQPHSSMRSLAEALGIPRKTLHDKLRKHGLSFDGGSGGQDDHEDHR
- the nudE gene encoding ADP compounds hydrolase NudE; the protein is MRQKPTVLSREIVASSRLFRVEAVQLRFSNGNERTYERLVGRGNGYGAVMIVAMLDAEHAVLVEEYCGGTDEYELSLPKGLIEPGEDVLAAADRELKEEAGFGAHQLEHLTELSLSPGYMSQKIQVVLASDLYEARLEGDEPEPMRVDKVNLRELSALAMHPQFTEGRALAALYLARDLLIQRGLLEA
- the cysQ gene encoding 3'(2'),5'-bisphosphate nucleotidase CysQ, with amino-acid sequence MNDLQLMHEVVKLALKAGEAILPFWRADVAVTSKADDSPVTAADLAAHRVLADGLLALAPQIPLLSEEDCNIPLAERQRWQRWWLVDPLDGTKEFIAGSEEFTVNIALVENGEVVFGVVSMPTNGRCYFGGRGLGAWRAQAGEAAEPIQVRNAPPLGERFTVVASRRHSSPEQEALLAGLGAALGELELANIGSSLKFCLLAEGSADCYPRLAPTSQWDTAAAQGVVEGAGGEVIGLDGLPFRYPPRKSLLNPHFLALPANAQWRQAFLSLI
- a CDS encoding sensor histidine kinase, producing MIAKPTPPRRPRWRSLALLALCLAPLLWPLHHLAERYYQQELASQNRQTLDLYVANLLGTLHRYETLPQILGDLPALRSVLADPLRLEAVTNANRLLKGIVEQTGAEVMYLMDINGNTLAASNWDKRDSFVGRNFAFRPYFNEAMAGRLGRFFGQGTTSAKRGYFFAAAVRDRERIVGVLVVKVDLDHTETLWGRTPEQLLLTDHNGVVILTSRPDWRFRATRPLSEAERQAIIAIQPYPTQAPQPLVLNPQAWIAQTRDIPETGWQVSILAPRMLVDRSVQTVMAIGAGTLLVLMLLAGLVMQRRRHYIDRIDFEARGRQELEQRVAERTADLEGLNTRLKRAVLERENAQQEAVRAQDELVQAGKLSVLGTMSASISHELNQPLAAIRSYAENAEILLDHQRIEDARGNLKLIGELTGRMASIIAHLRAFARRDRHAPESVALQPALDDALALLAKRRRAMAVELIRDLPEATLWVQAGETRLRQVLGNLLANALDALTEKANPRRLWLSAEQRDDCVYLYIRDNGPGFSRQALEHAKEPFFTTKTRTQGLGLGLAICESLMRALGGELLLANHPEGGALLTLQLRVAAPGATLPNSEDPSA
- a CDS encoding YiiD C-terminal domain-containing protein, which encodes MNSDSQYLQAVLHGDIPLTREMGLEVLDWQQHTLRLQLPLAANVNHKSTMFGGSLYCAAVLVGWGWLHLRLRELGIDDGHIVIQEGQINYPLPVTGAAVARCAAPDEKTWERFVTMYQRRGRARLTLETTVSNAGSDEPAVRFSGQYVLHR